The region CCGAGGAAATACGGCGTGCGCTCGTGGTCTACCTAGGTTGTCATAGCCGTTTTACGGAAGAGCTGCTCAGCCCGAGATGGAAGCATATCAGCCACCACGTTGCGAGCGAGTTCATGGGCATGGCCAACGAAAACATAACGCCTGAGCTCCTGCAAAGCGCGCCCCAATAAGCTTTGAGAACGATTATTCAGACGATGACTGCCGAGGAGCGTGGTTTTTTGTGCAGTCTGTACGGGCCGGGGCCCGACTGGGATGTCCTTGAGATAGAAGGTTTAGCTAGACTGCCGGCGCTACGCTGTAAGGTCGGTAATATCAATAAGATGGGCTCCGAAAAGAAAGCGGCTGCCTTGGAGGTGCTGGACTCTCTGTTAGAAAAAGGGCGTGTGTAAAGGATTTTTTGATTTCTTTGATTCCGGCCGATGCCGAGTATGGATACCGCCCTGCTGCCTACTTAGTATACGCCCGCGTTCGACGGCAGCGCCTCGGTGCTAACCCTCTGGGGCGACCGGGTGGACTGCGAGTCTCGTTTTGCCCGGCACGCCGCGAGAGCAAATGAATAAGGCTCGACACAGCTGGCCCAGCCCAATTGACAGTTGCTGGACTGCTTCACCCGCACCCGCTACCTCGGTCAGTCTCAGCCTGACGCGGTAAATGATGTAAATGGAGTTTCTGCAAATCGTTTTAGGCGAGGCCCGCGGGCTCGCTCGTTAAGGCGGTTAGTCCGCGCCTGTTCCCAGCAGTATGTGACTATGCTGCCCGCCGCTGCCCCGCCCTCAGGCCGGGTGCCAACCCCTATATATCCGCCTACTCATGCGCCAATCAACTAGCCCAACAGGTTCTCTCTCTTCTTCCTCGGCATGCAATATCTGGCGCGTCCCGGTTGATGGCGCGCAAAGATGGCTGGTGGCACTTAGTGACAGTCCGGTCGCTACCACTAATCGTCCACCCAGTGCGCAAAGTGGGCAAAGTGGGCAAAGTGCGCCTTTCTTGGCGTATTTACAAAACGTTAAATCTGTTTGCTGCACCCAGCGAGAGAATTACCGCCTTTACGTCGACGACGGCGGCCATTTCGCTGACGGTTGGCAACGCATGCGGGCGGGCACCTCTGGCAACTACATGGAGTACCAAATCCTGAAGCCAGACAGCTCGGTGTGGAACC is a window of Alcanivorax sp. REN37 DNA encoding:
- a CDS encoding spore coat protein U domain-containing protein encodes the protein MAYLQNVKSVCCTQRENYRLYVDDGGHFADGWQRMRAGTSGNYMEYQILKPDSSVWNRNNAFSRVSTGLTDVQSCQVRVNPDQAARPAEIYKDTVTVIVEY
- a CDS encoding nucleotidyl transferase AbiEii/AbiGii toxin family protein, which encodes MVSLAERHSGKLCAAFDRQHPHDFYDVWSLLESRGFTEEIRRALVVYLGCHSRFTEELLSPRWKHISHHVASEFMGMANENITPELLQSAPQ